cttacaataagtgtattcaacataggtattcaagagaactactagtcaccagaagtcataagtgcatctcctttcttaaacaagcatcttaaagcataaaccagagcaaaagtatagtgcagaggcaaattactacgaaaacaataattgcaacagactaatacgaatataataagtgctacaaactactagaataggataagtgcagagTGCACCTGCTCGATTGAACTTATGACCCAAAGGTATGACATACCTGAGTAATTGATCACTTGAACACAGTgtatgacgtgtgtgtgtgaggttatGTGATGCAGAACTCATCTTGAAATGTCTATTGAGGCAGGTCATATCTGAGGTACCTGTCTCTCAACTGAGCTCAAAATTTTAGTTTTAGCCCTGAGGggatatttttataatatcctatatgtttgtgcatgcatcCTTTTTATGTGTACAGTAACTAAATGcaagtgtgtgttggtgtgtgtttgtttgtgtgtgtatgtgtgctttcAGGGTATCTTGGAGCGACTTAATGCTGGGGAGGTGGTTGTGGGTGATGGAGGTTATGTGATGCAGCTAGAGCGACGTGGCTATGTGAAGGCTGGACACTGGACACCTGAGGCAGCTGTTGAACATCCTGAAGCAGGTAGGCTGCATGTTTCTAACTCGTTTATTATCATGACATAAGtggacttgtttttatttgcatacagtgtttttcattaaaagcCCCTTTttctatgtctgtctgtcagtgcgGCAGCTGCACAGGGAGTTCCTGAGAGCGGGAGCCAATGTGCTTCAGACATTCACCTTCTACTGCAGTGAGGATAAACTGGAGATCAGTGGCAATGTCACCAATATTACTGTCAGTACAAAACCAAATCGAACAACAACATTGTTCTGTTTACATTGCATGATACAAATGATCCCCATATCAGTCTGATAGTCCACTCTGCTCTTGTCCTATCCAGGGGGCTCAGATCAATGAGGCAGCTTGTGACCTGGCCAGGGAGGTAGCCAATGAGGGGGATGCATTGGTCGCTGGGTGTGTGTCCAAGACTCCCTGTTATGTGAAGAGCCACAGTGAGACTGAAGTCAAGGCCATCTTTAAGAAGCAGATGGACGACTTCCTCAAGAAGGACATTGATTTCTTTATAGTGGAGGTATGAACTGCACTAAGAGTAAACACTGTACACTAGATGGTAAGGTGCTAAAGTTCGGTGTTTATCACTCCCGCAGTTTGTTGATCACGTGGAAGAGGCAGTGTGGGCAGTGGAGGTGCTGAAGACCAGCGGTAAACCAGTGGGTGCAACACTGTGCATCTCCCCTCAAGGAGACATGCACGGAGTCCCGCCTGGAGAGTGTGCTGTCAGACTGGTCAGAGCCGGTAAACTGGCTTTCTATGCTCTGGTACTTCAAGTTGGCAAAAATGTAATCGTGTTTTTGGTGTACtatctaaatatgttttatttgtatggaTTCATGTGCAGGAGCTGACATTGTTGGAGTAAATTGCCATTTGGATCCTATGTCGAGTGTTCGTACCGTGAAGTTGATGAAGGCAGGATTAGAGAACGCTGGTCTCAAAGCCCATCTCATGATCCAGCCACTGGGCTTTCACACACCTGAGTGCAACGTCGGTGGATACACCAGCCTACCTGAGTACCCCTTCGGTCGGTATTTGAATAATACTTTTGTGCAGAATAAAGAAAAGactgttttcattcaattatattatcattattcttgtaaatgaatgtaatgtcttggatcagtttgtttttgcaaGAAACCGCtaacataaataaattgcaGCTAGCACAGAAGTTAGCAATACTTAAGCTAATGTTTAAAAGGATCAAGACACAATGTTGACCAAACAGGGACTTCCTGTGGCATTCTATGGGGCTCAGTGCAAGGAAGATGATAGCCTCTTCCACTCCATTGCGGGGCTGGTAAAGGCAAACTGCGGCGTGTCCAGAGATGGCTCCATTAATGACTTGAGGTGCCTtaggaccagcctctccagtgACTCCATGACATGTGAAGTCAAAGCCACTGGTCTGTAGTCACTGAGAGtgtttggttgctttttcttGAGGACAGGAAATAGGCATGATGTCTTCCACAGGTCAAGGACGACCATAAGGCTTAGGCTCAATTTGAAGATGTGCTGAAAGACCACGCACACCTGAGCAGTACATCCTTTGAGCACTCTTTGAGCACTTAAAGGGTATTGTTAGTTTGCAAactgtaatttttttatatttaagtctAACTCAGAGCAGTTTGATTAGAGCATCAATATAACAAAATGCTCAGACATAAATATTTTACTCTCCTCTCAGCATTGGAGACCAGAGCAATGACCCGCTGGGACATCCATCAATATGCCAGAGAGGCTTACAATGCTGGAATTCGCTACATTGGTGGCTGCTGTGGATTTGAGCCCTACCATATCAGAGCTATAGCAGAAGAGgtggctgcagagagaggatTCCTCCCACCAGCTTCAGAGAAGCACGGATTGTGGGGAGCTGCCCTTGAGATGCACACTAAACCCTGGGTCAGAGCCAGGTAAGACTGAACAGAACAGCTGCTACATTAAAATTAAGCTGCTACATCTGCattaagctgtttttttaacaaaagactGAAATAGTAGTATGTATTGTACATGCAGTGGCATAGTGACAGTTGTAAGAAAAGAGGCTAAATAAAAGGGGGGGGAAAGTAATTGCATGTTTCTGATTTGCACAAGTGCTGGTTTACAACCAACTAATCTACCAGCATTTGTCTTAGGGCTCGTCGAGAGTACTGGGAAAACCTTTTGCCTGCTTCCGGACGTCCCAAATGCCCTTCCATGGCCACAGCAGCTGATGATTATGAAGAAAAGCTGAAATCtaacatacaaaaataatctcTTTTATACACTATGTCTGATGAGATTATCCACTTTTTTACATCAAGAATGACAGTTAAGGGTCTGATTTAACAGCCATTTGTTTACACAGAGATTTGTGAAATGCTTTGTACTGATTCAAAACTCAATAAATCCTTTGGTTATTTCACTGTATTATTTAGTCTCGCCAGTTGGCTCAGCCATAACACAACTTGGGCTCAGTCATCAGTGAATCAActgcttcctttcttttttttatgtaactgtATGCACTATCTCTTAACCTGATATATTGTACACAGTTGTCCTTTACTAGTTATTAAGGATATTAATTGTAAAACACCTTCATGGATTTATCACAAttgttgattgattgttttaacctgctgtgaaatattttcaaataaataaatacaaaaagcaaTTTCTCTAATTTTTCTAAAaatccttttttgaaaagaagCCCTTCTATATCTGTTACTGTATGGAGATATAAGGTTAagcaagtgtaaaaaaaaattaaaattgttCTCTCAGTCTtattcactgttttcttttatattgtctgtgtgtattctatctttattttgttgtatagtatgtgtatttattgtctgtgtagttgtatagtatgtgtatttattgtctgtgtagttgtatagtatagtatgtgtatttattgtctgtgtagttgtatagtatgtgtatttattgtctgtgtagttgtatagtatgtgtatttattgtctgtgtagttgtatagtatgtgtatttattgtctgtgtagttgtatagtatgtgtatttattgtctgtgtagttgtatagtatgtgtatttattgtctgtgtagttgtatagtatgtgtatttattgtctgttgtagttgtatagtatagtatgtgtattattgtctgtgtagttgtatagtatgtgtatttattgtctgtgtagttgtatagtatagtatgtgtatttattgtctgtgtctgtgtagttgagctgctgcaacacttgaatttcccccatggggatcaataaaggaatataataaagtattcCTGCCTTTTATGTGCATCAGTAACCTCTGCTTTGAGATAAACAATTGTTCATTAATTAACATATTCTTAATGTTTGCATCCTGATTTAATTAAGTGTCTGACTgagaaattataaatattttcgGTACTGATTGTTTCAATGTCCCTTTAAATTCCTGAGGAGATCTAGTCCCTTCACTCCCCTTTTCACTGTAAAGCCAGATGTACACAGCGACTCAGTCACTGCTGTTTCTTGCCAGTTGGCGTGCTTTGATCTCAGTTGCCTTAAGAGTTCTTCAAGCTTTTGAAAGATTTGAATTGTGTCTGCAATGGAGAACAAGAGGAgggtgagtaaaaaaaacatagaaagtTATCTTGCGATTTGACCTACTGGGAATGTAGTGAAACTGGGAGACCTGAGTGAGTTGTCCGTCTATAATCACCGACACCAAACTCGCATAGAGCCGAGTAGGTAGGtcttgcaaaatatatatataataatattaccaTGAAATAAGTACACCTGGAGCTACGATGTGTATCACACTGTTTATACAGTTTTGTCATTCGGCTTATgctcagatatttttttttttagcaatttaGCAGTTATGGAAAAATGTCCATGCCTGTACATTTTAAGTGAGGGAGATTGGAGGATTATACCTAAACATATTACCTAATCGGACTCTGAATATTATTTCAAGGTCTTGTAAGCAGTAATTAAGCATTTTTAACACGTTGGTCTATTATTCAGGATACATTGCTAattttgaatatgtaaattaatatttactaCAAATGAGCAGAACTCATGGAATGTCTGTTGAGTAAGGTTATACCTGAGTTACCTGTCTCTCAAGTGCATTTTAGTTAAGCCCTGAGGGATTGTGCATGCATGTTGTTTATGTGTACAGTATCTATATGCATGcgtttgtgttggtgtgtgtttgtgtgtgtatgtgtgctttcAGGGTATCTTGGAGCGACTTAATGCTGGGGAGGTGGTTGTGGGTGATGGAGGTTATGTGATGCAGCTAGAGCGACGTGGCTATGTGAAGGCTGGACACTGGACACCTGAGGCAGCTGTTGAACATCCTGAAGCAGGTATAAACCCCGCCAATGGCTGGACGAACCGAGGGGCAAAAATCTGCCCCACTTCACACCCCACTCTCTGAATGTTTAATCTGTCACCTCCAAGTTTCCATTAAAGTTTACACAACAGACTATAAATGACACCTACATTGTGTCTTCACAGACACCAATTAGTATTCCTGCAGTAATAAGTTAGGCCCAAAGCTTTCTGTTGGTCAGTTAGTTCATAATACTTTGACTTAACactctttttgaaaaatgcacCCTGTAATCGCAATATAAAGTAAaatcataacttttttttgacagatgGCCTTACTTTTGAGTTATTTCACAGAAGtcacccctctgtctctctctgtctgtctgtctgtcagtgcgGCAGCTGCACAGGGAGTTCCTGAGAGCGGGAGCCAATGTGCTTCAGACATTCACCTTCTACTGCAGTGAGGATAAACTGGAGATCAGTGGCAATGTCACCAACATTACTGTCAGTACAAAACCAAATCGAACAACAACATTGTTCTGTTTACATTGCATGATACAAATGATCCCCATATCAGTCTGATAGTCCACTCTGCTCTTGTCCTATCCAGGGGGCTCAGATCAATGAGGCAGCTTGTGACCTGGCCAGGGAGGTAGCCAATGAGGGGGATGCATTGGTCGCTGGCGGTGTGTCTCAGACTCCCTGTTATGTGACGAGCCACAGTGAGACTGAAGTCAAGGCCATCTTTAAGAAGCAGATGGACGACTTCCTCAAGAAGGACATTGATTTCTTTATAGTAGAGGTATGACTAGCAAGAGGaataattgtatatttatttacaaggGGAATAACTATGTATAATCAATTGTAATGTGCTTAAACCTGCATtgataagtatttttttaatctcaacaatgaatcaaatgattgtaataataatgataatgtaacAATGACTGGGCAGCTTAATACATAACCTGTTCCCTTTTGTATCTCACTGTTCTGATTACCTCTGATAAACCCTTGGGTTACCTGCCAAGTCCTTAGTGACACATACAAAAAAGtcagcaactagctggtgaagaaGGTCGAGCATGTAAGCAGCTAAAGAGGCAGATATATCTTTCCAATGGGTTGGTGGAGACTGGACCTGAACTAAATCAAAATGATTATCGAgggtgttatttttttcagcaaattgtggcaaaaaatcaatcaattgataaatacaattttcaGTACTTCTATCTTTAACTGCCTATTTCTTAAGCCtagctttattttttgcattttctctgcAGTATTTTGAGCACGTGGAAGAGGCAGTGTGGGCAGTGGAGGTGCTGAAGACCAGCGGTAAACCAGTGGGTGCAACACTGTGCATCTCCCCTCAAGGAGACATGCACGGAGTCCCACCTGGAGAGTGTGCTGTCAGACTGGTCAGAGCTGGTAAACTGGCCTTCTGTGATGTGGTACTTCAAGTCTGACTTTGTGTTTCAACTCCTTAAtctgaacatgttttatttgtttatgtgcaGGAGCTGACATTGTTGGAATAAATTGCCACTTGGACCCTCTAACATGCGTTCGTACAGTGAAGTTGATGAAAGCAGGATTAGAGAATGCTGGTCTCAAAGCTCATCTCATGATCCAGCCACTGGGTTTTCACACGCCTGAGTGCAACCACACTGGATATCTCTCGCTACCTGAGTTCCCCTTCGGTCAGCATTTTCTTATGtgtagtaaaaaaacatataggTGGGaaaattgttattgtttataaGAAAGCAAACttccttttgtatatttattgtaaGTATAAACATGTAAGGTTTGTAAGCTTAGAGCTGTTGTGTTGCTGCCACCCCATATATGCAGTTTGAAAAAAGAATCTTTATACTAAAAAAATGCTCATATTTTACTCTCCTCTCAGCATTGGAGACTAGGTCAATGACCCGCTGGGACATCCATCAATATGCCAGAGAGGCTTACAATGCTGGAATTCGCTACATTGGTGGCTGCTGTGGATTTGAGCCCTACCATATCAGAGCTATAGCAGAAGAGgtggctgcagagagaggatTCCTCCCACCAGCTTCAGAGAAGCACGGACTGTGGGGAGCTGCCCTTGAGATGCACACTAAACCCTGGGTCAGAGCCAGGTAAGACTGAACAGAACAGCTGTTGCTCTTTTAGTTAGATTGGGCTCCGTTTTTTCAAAAGACAGCAAACAGTAGTAAGAAGTGACATTCACACAAAAAGTAATACAACAATGGTGATTCAGGATAACTGGGGAAAGTCTTTCTTCTCTGCACAACTGTTGATTTACAACCAACTGATCTACCTACATTTGTCTTAGGTCTCGTCGAGACTACTGGGAAAACCTGTTGCCTGCTTCTGGACGTCCCAAATGCCCTTCCATGGCCACACCAGCAGATGAATAAGGATCATCAATAGCaggaataaaacatatttacaacaATCAAGTGTCTTTACTGCAATATTCTGTATAATAGAATACGACTGTATTCtttatgtttaaagaaaatctcTAAACTGTGTACTATCACtgaaatgaatatattttacattaaaacaaagcCTGTATTCTCATCAATCACTGCAATTATTAGTTGTAAAACATCCTCACAAGCTTATCATATTTGTTGTTGAATTGCTAATGTACTGCTAGATTTTTcatgttaattattaaaaaaaactccaatatTTCCAAcaatgttgatttgttttatagGCCAgagtctcttttctctcactctgtgcCTCACACATGGCTTATATCATAAGTTACTCATTACCAGCCTGTGACCTAACTATATAACACCGAATCAAGTCAGGTAAGTGAGAAGAAACTTGCTTGACCTTTACCCTGATTCAGCCATAGGAAGGTAATAAAAGCTATGTACATGTTGCCAAGGCATATTGTAGATCTTGCATATCTAAAAATTGTTCATTTACCACTaattcctcctcctcaaccCCCTCAAGTGAAGACTCAGAGACAACTGAGTTCACTAATTTACAAAAtcgataaaaaataaagaaaaagaaccaAAGACTTGAAGCCACGCAAGAGAGAGTTTTGAAGAATTCTGATAGCTGAATCCAAAGGTCATGGTCATCCTTTTGGTTCAGTTTGtcaatgtgtctgtttgtcagcatgattaaggaaaaaaaacactggcacGCTTTTCATGACACCTCGTTAAAGGATGGAGCAAGGGCTGTAGAAGAACCCATGGCATTTCTGGAGCTAATTGCCCTTCTAGGTTATTCATTCACTGGTTGTGCAATCCTTAAATTATTCgttaaatgatttattcaaataaatatatctagGAAGCTTCAACCAAGTTGATTGATGTATTTCAATTACTCTACATTTGTTGTGCAGCATTCATACTGAAAAGGGGTTTACGTAAATTAATTTATGGTTAGGTCTTAACATGTTTAAGCCACAAAGCCACAAAAGCTTGAGGTTTATACGAGATTTTAACTTAGATCGCTGGATTCAAAGTCTAGGGTGCTTgtacaccatgaaaccatgcCCATATCAAAGTCACTTTAACTTGAAGATGTGTAACAATATGCTGCCCATTTGGCCTTCAAAAGTTGTGAGGTGCAAAATGAGATGAAGTTtatgctaaataaaaaaaactaatctaaTTATGTATTAAATGTGGCTTGTGAAAGAAGGCTAGTCATACTTGTTATCAGTGTTACAGCAACACATGCATGCTTAAGCCTACATTAACTCACACTTTGGAGGGTTTGACTGCATTGCTGTTGACTGTTT
This sequence is a window from Anoplopoma fimbria isolate UVic2021 breed Golden Eagle Sablefish chromosome 13, Afim_UVic_2022, whole genome shotgun sequence. Protein-coding genes within it:
- the LOC129100667 gene encoding betaine--homocysteine S-methyltransferase 1-like codes for the protein MENKRRGILERLNAGEVVVGDGGYVMQLERRGYVKAGHWTPEAAVEHPEAVRQLHREFLRAGANVLQTFTFYCSEDKLEISGNVTNITGAQINEAACDLAREVANEGDALVAGGVSQTPCYVTSHSETEVKAIFKKQMDDFLKKDIDFFIVEYFEHVEEAVWAVEVLKTSGKPVGATLCISPQGDMHGVPPGECAVRLVRAGADIVGINCHLDPLTCVRTVKLMKAGLENAGLKAHLMIQPLGFHTPECNHTGYLSLPEFPFALETRSMTRWDIHQYAREAYNAGIRYIGGCCGFEPYHIRAIAEEVAAERGFLPPASEKHGLWGAALEMHTKPWVRARSRRDYWENLLPASGRPKCPSMATPADE
- the LOC129100666 gene encoding betaine--homocysteine S-methyltransferase 1-like isoform X1, with product MESKKKRTGILERLNAGEVVVGDGGYVMQLERRGYVKAGHWTPEAAVEHPEAVRQLHREFLRAGANVLQTFTFYCSEDKLEISGNVTNITGAQINEAACDLAREVANEGDALVAGCVSKTPCYVKSHSETEVKAIFKKQMDDFLKKDIDFFIVEFVDHVEEAVWAVEVLKTSGKPVGATLCISPQGDMHGVPPGECAVRLVRAGADIVGVNCHLDPMSSVRTVKLMKAGLENAGLKAHLMIQPLGFHTPECNVGGYTSLPEYPFALETRAMTRWDIHQYAREAYNAGIRYIGGCCGFEPYHIRAIAEEVAAERGFLPPASEKHGLWGAALEMHTKPWVRARARREYWENLLPASGRPKCPSMATAADDYEEKLKSNIQK
- the LOC129100666 gene encoding betaine--homocysteine S-methyltransferase 1-like isoform X2, with product MQLERRGYVKAGHWTPEAAVEHPEAVRQLHREFLRAGANVLQTFTFYCSEDKLEISGNVTNITGAQINEAACDLAREVANEGDALVAGCVSKTPCYVKSHSETEVKAIFKKQMDDFLKKDIDFFIVEFVDHVEEAVWAVEVLKTSGKPVGATLCISPQGDMHGVPPGECAVRLVRAGADIVGVNCHLDPMSSVRTVKLMKAGLENAGLKAHLMIQPLGFHTPECNVGGYTSLPEYPFALETRAMTRWDIHQYAREAYNAGIRYIGGCCGFEPYHIRAIAEEVAAERGFLPPASEKHGLWGAALEMHTKPWVRARARREYWENLLPASGRPKCPSMATAADDYEEKLKSNIQK